Sequence from the Strix uralensis isolate ZFMK-TIS-50842 chromosome 1, bStrUra1, whole genome shotgun sequence genome:
CTAAACAGGTAACAAGTATGGAGTCTGTACAACTGCCCAGTACTTTTACAGCTCTAAGCACCCTTGAAAATACACAATAAACTGTGATAGCATTCTTAAAGCCATACTTGAGAGAAGGATGAGGCAGTTCTGGTTTCCTGGTAGAGAACTACCTGCCTTGCCAGGGTAGGCaaaaacagcatttctgtgatCTAGATCAGTCAGAATTAAATGCTCAAGAGGTTCTGAGTAAAATAAGAACTGAAGTTCTGGCATTCTTGTTTACTTAAGGAAAACTTGCAGGTCTGCCAAGACAGAATTATCGGCACGCCAAGAGAGTAACATGAATTAGAGCAAATGGTAGGACAACAGCTACTTAGACCTAACAACACATGGCTGAGGCACACTGACAAAACAAGGAGTTTGAGAGGCGAGTTTTACACGTAACTTCAGTTTGTGGTGGCCACTTACCACAAACTGCTGTTGTGTTCCACCCATAGAAGTACGTCGCTGGGTATCCTGATGTGCTCTAACCAGCAACTGAACTAGCCTTGGAATAGCCCCCTGCTCGCGCAGCGGGGCATGGTTTGCAGGACAGAGCGCCAGGTTACGGATCAAACCAACGGTAGCCTGCAGTTaaggaagggggtggggagtAAGAGAGCGTCACTGGCGGGCTCGCTGttagcaatttctttttttaatcagttgaTCCCAAATGCTTAAATCTCTAAGAAACAACATGAAGTTCCTCAATTGAAGCAACTTTCCCATCAGTCAAATTACTTTCCTCAACACCTTGGAAAGTATTTTTCACAGTTaaagctacattaaaaaaaaagcaccagtTTTCAGCACTGGAAGTTGTTAACTATTCCCTACCTTGATCAAAGGCCAGTGTGACGGTGGGTGCAAGAGTTTAACCACCACTGGGAGTCCGTAATGGAGACGTACTGCATTTTGAGCCATCTCAGCTTCTTGATGTCTGCTGGTGAGGTGACGGAGCGCACAAATAGCAGGTTCTGTGATGTCTTCCCTGTCTCCAGCCCGAAGAACTGTGCGCACAAGAGCCTCAATGCCACCAACCTGGCACACCATCATCTTGTTCTTGTAATTGTTGCAGGTAAGGTTAGAAAGGATGCCAGCAGCACAAGTCACAACATTAATATCATCTGATCCTAGAAGCTGAACAAGAGTTCCTAGAAGGCCCTCCATGCCCTCCTGcaaaaaaggagggaagaaaaatttagtctctctcctcttccactgtgTTGGCTTTTGATCCTGATCCCTTAGAAGAGCCATTTACCTGCTTTGTTGCAGCATCTGACAGATTTCTCAGAGTCCAGAGACAGTTCTGGACAAGACGCTGGCTTGGATCTGTGAGGTGGAGTCCCAGAGCTTGCATCCCACCTAGAAGACGGTACAGATTTGACACCATTACTCAGACGCTCATCTTGCGAACAGTTGCATCCTTCTCCTCCCCTAAGTCCTAGTGCGTATCTCACAAGCTTCTGGATCTTTCTTGGCATTAGTATCATAATATGGCTAGGCCCTAACCCTTCAtcccagagaaaaaaacactgaGATCCTCTTTGTGACACTGGGCCTTTTAAATGTATGAGTATTCTAAGGGGACCATTCTGACAATGCTCAGCCACTACGCCACCCAGCTATCAACACAGTAGACTTACTTAAAACAGACTgccttttatatttctgtatataaACTAGCTACGGACTGAAGAACTGACCCAAATTCCATTTTTGATGCTGGCAGTTTCTGTTCTTGTGTGGAATGTACTGATCCTGAAGCACTGTCTAGCTTTTTAAGTTATCATGGGTACAAGGTACTTACCAGCCTCAACAATAGCGGGTTTGTTGCTGGAGCAGACTGACAACACCTTCAGCACCCTACTTGTGGTCCACAATAGTTTCTCATAGGTATAGGTCCTCATTATGTTTACTAGAGCCTGGGGTCCACCACTTGCCAGAATAATCAGCTGTGAGACAGCAAAGATAACATTGTCACTTCCTGCGCATGTCAGTAGGCAGTAATTGTTGCTGGCTTACACACATCATAGTTGCAGCTCTCTAAAAAACTGTTCACATCAGCTGGTGCAGTCTGCAAGTTTTGCAGTCTCACTATAAGCATGACTGCATTTCTGCAAAGTAATTTTGCGTCCCTCACCTCTTGCAGGGTCAGGACTGACTGGCAAAAGCCCAACCAGCTGAAGATTCAGAATAAGAAGGTCAGTACACAGGAACTGTTAGGTCATTCACAGCAGGCTTGCTTGTTTTAAGTGCTGAAATAGCAGAGGCACTTACCTTACTTTCTTGATTGCCATATGCTAAAATCTGAAGGCAGTCCGTTGTGATGGCCAAGAATTTGACGTTCGTCTTGTTCAGCAAGGCAACCATTTTCTGCAGCCCACCAGCTAGACGGACAGCCATTTTGGCTCCTTCCTGATGTAACAGGAGATTGTGAAGAGTTGTAATAGCATAGAACAGCACAGAGTCCACTGGGGacctacagaaagaaaaaaaacctcatgagtACCTGCACCTACCAGTGCCAACTGAAAAACACAAGTACCATCCTAGTAGTCCACATACCCAAGCATTTTAACCAAAGCAGGGATGCCTCCTGATTTGAAGATTGCCAACAAGCCTTCACGGTGATGCGAGAGATTGTGTAGTGTACCTGCAGTACAACGGGCTGTTTCCACATCATTTGTATTTTGCATGGTACGTACAATAGCAGATACCATTTGGGGAGATCTCATAATAGCATGGCGAGACGCTTCCTTTTTGGATAACTGATGAACCATAACTGCAGCCTTGTTCACCACCACCTagagaaatatttgaagaaagCTTTTAGTTTTAAGGTCATTGAAGAAGCCCCACAAGCAAGCTACACcgagacaaagaaaatgcttacCTGGTCCTCATCATTCAACAGTTTGGTCAGTTCTGGGATTGCACGAGTTGCAAGTTCAGCATCATCTTGGTAGTTTATCAAATTAACAACAGCATGTTTTAACATCTGGGATGGCTCAGCCAGGCGTTGCACATTAGTTGGATGAGCAGCATCAAACTGCGTGGATGGGATTTGCATTCCTTCATCCAGTGTTTCAGGGAACATAGCTGCACGCACTCTCTGAGCTCTAGTCATTGCATACTGGCCATCAATGTCTGAAAAACAAGGTCAAATCGTTACCTCGAACTAGGAATAAAAAGCTCATCTTCTAGACTGGTACTCAGTATTTAGGTTTCTGTATTGTTAAGCAAACCGATGTAATAGAAAAGGCCTTACCAGCAACTTGCTCCTGGGTAAAGGACTGAGAGAAGCCCTGCTCCCACTCGTACAGCACTTGTGTCGTGTCCACATCTTCCTCTTCAGGATTTCCCTTGCCACTCAAGGAGGGAGCAGTTGTTGTGGCACCGGAATGGATACCAGAGTCCAGGTATGACTGCTGCTGCCAATGActgactgctgcttttctgtctggcTCCATTGCCATATCCAACTCCATCAAGTCAGCTGTAAGAAATCGTTGTTGAACAATTCAGTTCAATTACTCCAGCATGCATTAATCCTTCGAGAGATGacacagattttaaacaaaaataaactgttatAAACAACTACCTCAACCCAGCAGAGGTATCACTGCAAGTGAGACAGCAGTTTTAAATGGAGGCTTTATGTCAAACCAGTGCAGACATCTATAAACCCAACCAACAGGCAGAGCAATCACCACTACTGTGACCATTTTAGTCTACTGCTTAAAGGCTCCCCTTTCCACATACAATGATTAGGTACTTGACTGTACTCAGGGGACCCAAAATGTTTACAATGACAAACTCGTTTGCAGGTTTGAGTTCCAGTGTAAAGTATTAATGACTGTAGCAGAGCAGACATTATTCAAGTGACTTAAGGTTAAAAAAGTGGAGTAAGGAGCCAGTTTAACTGCTCTTTACTAGAACTACTAGATTCTAGTAACAGGAATTGTAATGCGCTATATACCTTGGGTTGCCATGGTCCTTCTTGTGCTCCCAGAACTCTTTCCTGCTACCTTTCAGAGACCCTAAAAAAGAGCAAGGTAAGAACTTAATTAAACACTAATCAGAGCTAGTAAGACAGGATTTCATATTTGAACACCAGAATTGCAAACTAAGACTTCTGACGTCTTGCCATTTCATTACTACAGTGAGTATATTCAAATGCTAATTAGCAAACCCCCATGGACAGAGATGCAAAAGAATGAGATGTGTCACCCAGACTTTTTCTGGAAGACTATATGTAAGATATATTCTCCACTTAAAAGCTACAAGAGGAAAAGAATTGAAGACTGACCATGATAAAGCCATTTTTTACTTCACTATCCTTGCATAAGATGGCATCCAGACATTAAATTCCACAGGTTAGACATGCCACAAAGACAAGGGCTAAATATCAGACTTCCTCATTTACCTCAAAGACAAATACTAGCAAAACCACTAGATACAGGGCtacaatatatattttcattggGAAAGCTGAAATGACTGTTTAAGGCAGGCTGCTATTATTTCAGTGGTACAAAGACTACCTAAAGAATTGTAATTGAACCTCCTCTTTACTCCTTTCCTGTACCGTAAGAAAGGTTTCTTCCTACACAAAATACTCTTTCCTTGAAGTTAAACTGAAAATTGAACTAGCCTTATAAACAAATGATCTCCTTCAGTTGCATACATTAAGTCAccaaactcactttttttttccacagaaagccAAGATAATTGGGGGCAGGAGGCTGAAATACAATCAAAAGCCCTAACAGAATCTTCAGTATACACCTCCATTTGATATCACCAAGCAGTACGGAAGTATTTGTACCATAAATCTGTAGCTGTCTCTTCACTAACAACCCAGAAAGAGAAATTCGAGGCCACAGCTTCACAACGGGTCACTCAAAACTGTcatacttttatttcatttactcCCCTTCCCCCCACAGTCCACCATTGTTTTCAGCAGACACAGAGCTGGTGACAGCCTATTCTGGGAGCTAGCCAAGCAGAAACATTTGTAGTGGTAACTAGTGCAGTGAACAAAACCATCTCTTCCAGCAATCAGCTTTCAATGTGCCGCTAGGTGTTAGAGCTATGCTGATCAAAACATTCCTAGACAATGAAGTAAAGGCAAGCCACTAATCTCTTTAAAGGACAGGTTTGCAGTACTGTGTCAGGAGAACAAAGTCCATTTGATGCTATATTTGTGTAAAGACAGATTTCCCAGTTTAAGAGTTTCCTTCAGCAGCACCTTTTAGAAAATGATAATTAAACAGAAGACAGGCCTCcagttttttaaaagtctcactGAATAGGTTAGGCAACTCTGAGGCAATCTTGTATTTCACTGTCTCTGAGCCAGCTGCAGGATACTCCAACAGCTCCTGAGCAACCTCGTTACTTTGCTGTACAAATGCCAGTGCCGTTTGTCCTGACTCTGCACTCCTCACAACTTTTGGCAGCAATCCCTCCCTGGCTCTTTTAAAATGGACAGTagatctgcatctgcagcagaTAAGTGGCCTTGAGCTGATTTAAGACATAACACAACATGCAGTAAGTGCAGTTGGAAACACTTAGGTCCCTAAACTGGTCCTACTCCACAGCCTGGAACAAACTAGCCGAGTCTACTCCTCACAGTCTGCATGGAGGATGCActgacaatacatttttttttcagtccttgaaCACTGGATTCTTCCAACATGCTGTTAGGGGTTTAGGAGTAGCAGTGGTAAGGGGAAGGAAAAACTACATCATGCTGTCAGTTCACCATTAATACAAAAATTCTCCTGGGTAGCTGAGTTGGAGGAAATGCCTATACAAAAGCTTGATAGCTCCCTGCAGGTCTTGCACATTACTTTGTCAGCCCTACTAACACCTTCCAAACAGAAAGAAGTAGAATAGCACCAAAAGTAAAATTGTATCTTTGCTCCCTGTAGCCCTCAGTGTAAGTCACATGCAACATTTCCAATAGAGAACTGGGCAAGAACTAGCCGCTATACCCAATTACCAATATGCTTAGCACAAAAGAAGATTATTTTGATTGTaacctctcctctctcctcctctcaggATGCTACTAATAAAAACGATCACCAAACTAGTTTTGATGTTAACATACTGGTAGTCAAACCAGTCAAGAGCACTGACTATGCTTTGAGATGTTTACTACCACCTTAGATGCAAATATGCAATATAGGGCTTGGGAACAATGTTTATGATTTCCTTCCACTGTTGGAATTCTGCACAAATGAGGGCAGCTGGCTTACAGCAACTGCACTCAGACACAATTGTTTCAGCAGCCTTAAGAGATCAGAAGAGTAGCTGTACCATTAGGTATAATCCAACAGACCAGACTAGCCACTGAATTGCAACACTATTCCAAAATAAAGCTGAAGAACATCTACAAAATAGCAATGAAGAACACTGATTAAGTGTCAAGAACTGCATCATCAGTCAGATACTCAGTCTTTGAAATGCTGACCTTAGATCAGCCTGGTAGCTGCACCTGCAAGTTCCTAACATCCTAATCTGCATTTCATATACCTGCAACCCCCCGGTAATTCCAGGGAGCAGTTTTTTATTTAGATGGGAAATTGGTTTTAATCCTAAGagttaaaaataactgcagaCCAAAGGTAGCCAGGGAAAAGGGGTACGTTCTGTTTGGTTTTAGGGTTTCCATAACCGAACattctcccatgttttccttcccattctctTCTCATTTTACAAGGGTGTGAACTGAGTCCAGACAAGCTGCTGGACTTTGTCTTCCTGTGTGTCACTGACAAGGTTAACCGCTACACATACACAGGGAGCACCAACCCCAGCCTAGGTACAAATGTTCATGCTGTTCATTTTCCTGACAGAAACTGGGTCAATACATGCAGGGTGGGGGTGAAGTGGTGGCAGAGtgtaaacaaaaggaaaaaaaaaaaccacaccaaaacacaAACTGCTAGGATAATTAAACTTGTAGTCTTCAACCATGAAGCATATACCAGCTCCTTTAAATCGAGCTCCTGTTCAAATTTATTGGAGGACACATGGCTAGTAACATTGCATTGTCAAGGTCAGTAATACAGACCTTAAACATCAGGAAGAGCCAGAAAGACTCAGTATACTTTACAAACTTTAGCATAACAGCAAGCTTCTGTAAGCCTCACTATTCTTAAGGACTACCTGGTGCTTGGAAGTCAAGTCTGAATTTTGATAAATGTCACGTTATACAGAAGTTCATATGGATGTACTGCCAGGAGTTATGGGACTGTTCATTTCCTAGGGTTTTAATGGAgattgggtttttaaaaatatgtattaaattcCTCAAATGAAGAGCAATGCAAGACATTGTGCTAGACTGTATTGTGTACCATCAGTCCCATCCTTGAATTTGAATTctaaaaaactgagaaaaaacagtTCTGCAAGCTCAGCAGGCTTATGAGCTAATAATTTCAAGTTACTACAGAAGATAATTCAAATTTCTTGGTTTTCAAAGGAATACTTTGATCATGAATAAAACTTAGGTATTAACTTTTGATTTTGAAGAGTTAGACACATGCCAAGGAAGTCAAGCCTATAGCACTTCtcaaatctgaaaaataattctgaacaGCTTCgctaaaacctttttttttttttctaaaatagttAAACTCCATCAGGACACAGAGCACAATGAATTGTTTCCTTCTACTCTGTCTTACAGAGGACAAGAACTATAAGAATAGCCTATCTAGGGTGCTGAATATCGACCTGAGTTTTACCTGCCTGGTATACAAAGACTACAGCACATTTGCACCTCTGCTGCAGTTTATCTAGGATAAACCCATTTTCACTGTCAGCTAAATCAGTTCGTTAGCCTCCAAAACAGCTCATATTTGCAgcttacattaaataaaaatgtgtccaTCTTCTTTCAAGATTACTACCTTAACCTTAATACAATCTCTTCATTAAGATTGACTCACATTACACCCAACTGATCTGATAAGCAGATCCCCTCCCCTTTGTAAAGCAAGTCAAACTTCAAGTCTGCAAGTCTTACAGAAATCTTTTGCTTGAGAGGAGCATGTTATTAAACCCTGTATGAGAAATCAAGACCAATACATCCAATCATTATGATCTATTTAAAGGGAACATGTCTACTGACCAAGTCTTCATACATCTGTCTCATCTAGGACAGGCCAAGCAACCGCATCTTTAAATTAACCATCAGTGCCAAATGAGACATTTTCTTACATAGAACAAGCAGATCTTAATCTTCTTGTGACAGTTACAGCAGTTAAAAACACGTATCATCTACATACAAGTGATGAGAAGTACATGTactgggaaaataaattttctcccTGTGCTCCAAAGTTACTGCAACCAAGGTGGTACTGGAAGCACTCTTTGGGTCTAGTTTTATAATTGGTCTTGTTTCGGGCAACTGCCTGCCAGTGATGCTGCTGGTGTATCTGCTTTACGAAGAGTCAGTAGCCAAAATATACAGGCAACACCAGTCCCACAACTAATAACACCAGATAACTACAGTACTCCTATCTCTGTTCTTGGGTCACAGGAACAACTTAATGTAGAAGAAGCTTCCTAATTAACCTTAGTTTCCAATTGGAGGTTGTGGGAAATACATTCAattaaggatttttaaattttaaaaaaatcctttgatCTTATCCTGGAAGTTGCTACTCTTTTCTAGAAAAGGAAGcagtggggggtggtggtggtgcagtGAGGGGGAATCATCTTAAGTAAGACAATACCAATAATGGAAACTTCAAAGAAGCTTTCATGGTATACAAGTTCTGTCAGGCATGAGTGGCTGACCTGTCTCCTTAAGCAATCTTTGGTCTAACCTACCCCACAGATATAAGCACTCTGGCAACAGGCAAAGCTACTTCTACTGCTTTTAGTCTTATGAAGACATGATCTAACTGAGATAGTCACTTTTATATTCATTAGGAGCACTAAACTGATTAACAGGAAGCCTAAAAGAagcagagttatttttcttccttcaaagatGGAAGCTTAGAATCAGTTTATACctgcctattttttttaaaaaaagaaaagtcaaaagtCTTAGTCTAGCTGAAGAAAATGTGGCAGCTACAATATGATAGAAAGTAAGGAGAAGTTACAGGTGACCTATAAGAACTGATTTATAGATTGCCTATCCACAGATGAAAATAAGGATGGTACTTGTGAAGAGTAATGATCCAGGGTATTTGCATTCAATTTCTAACTTAAATAATTCTAACTTTTGGATTACAAAGCAAGATAACCTGGGAAGTTAAAATGATTGTCATTTGCCTCGTAGGTCTCAATTTAGGAAACTTTCATTTTGTATCTTCAAAGGTTAAACAAGTTCAAGAATTTTTACCAACAGAAATCTTCTGTATAACTTCTAATTATTCCTTATCCAAATGGGGATAAAGTCCTCTTCTCCCATATCCTCCCAGATATTCCAAAACTTAACTTTGAGGATTTTTATCTGGCTTCTACTGAGCTCTGGTGTAAATTGTACATAATTTTGAAGGCCCTTCATGTATCAAATGGTTCTGTAAGATTGGTAAGAAGTCCTGAAAGTCCAGTTTGTGTTGTGTGTTAAGGGATTTTAAAAGCTTGCTGTAGGAATGACAGTTGGTGTTTACGATTTTTCTTACACAATGAACAGAAGATACTTTATTTCAAAGTAGGAACAGATAACATGCTTGAGTTTCACTCTGAagacttacattttaaaaatttttaattcttcttgtACAGAGGTACTACACAGGATTACATACAACAGTTTTCCTTAAATACATTCCATATCCACAAAGCAAGTACTGCGCAGCATTCCCATATTCTGTCTAAAGTAGCAGCATTTGCAGTTCTGTCACCTTGCCCACTCTGAAAGGAACAGCTGTATGCAGTGAATGGAGATTATTTTGAAGTTCTATGCAAGCATTAGAGGGCCTTGATTATTGTGAAATTAGTCACTCACCAGCAGTGACTTCTGGATTAAGAAATTCAATTTTTCAAATCCCTCCTGACACCAGCAGTTTAAGGACCTGGATGGACAAAGACTACTATGAAACTCATTGAAAACTGGCTCTCAAATATTGCTTTAGGGCTGTAAGTTATCACATTAAACAAAGCAATGGGCCACTTGGATATTTTTAGAGACAGTAAAGTTAGGGTTCACCTTATCTATACCAGGAATCAGAATGTAAAACTTCATGTTTTTCATATTAATGTCAGGCTT
This genomic interval carries:
- the CTNNB1 gene encoding catenin beta-1 isoform X1, which gives rise to MATQADLMELDMAMEPDRKAAVSHWQQQSYLDSGIHSGATTTAPSLSGKGNPEEEDVDTTQVLYEWEQGFSQSFTQEQVADIDGQYAMTRAQRVRAAMFPETLDEGMQIPSTQFDAAHPTNVQRLAEPSQMLKHAVVNLINYQDDAELATRAIPELTKLLNDEDQVVVNKAAVMVHQLSKKEASRHAIMRSPQMVSAIVRTMQNTNDVETARCTAGTLHNLSHHREGLLAIFKSGGIPALVKMLGSPVDSVLFYAITTLHNLLLHQEGAKMAVRLAGGLQKMVALLNKTNVKFLAITTDCLQILAYGNQESKLIILASGGPQALVNIMRTYTYEKLLWTTSRVLKVLSVCSSNKPAIVEAGGMQALGLHLTDPSQRLVQNCLWTLRNLSDAATKQEGMEGLLGTLVQLLGSDDINVVTCAAGILSNLTCNNYKNKMMVCQVGGIEALVRTVLRAGDREDITEPAICALRHLTSRHQEAEMAQNAVRLHYGLPVVVKLLHPPSHWPLIKATVGLIRNLALCPANHAPLREQGAIPRLVQLLVRAHQDTQRRTSMGGTQQQFVEGVRMEEIVEGCTGALHILARDVHNRIVIRGLNTIPLFVQLLYSPIENIQRVAAGVLCELAQDKEAAEAIEAEGATAPLTELLHSRNEGVATYAAAVLFRMSEDKPQDYKKRLSVELTSSLFRTEPMAWNETADLGLDIGAQGEPLGYRPDDPSYRSFHSGGYGQDALGMDPMMEHEMGGHHPGADYPVDGLPDLGHAQDLMDGLPPGDSNQLAWFDTDL
- the CTNNB1 gene encoding catenin beta-1 isoform X2, producing MATQADLMELDMAMEPDRKAAVSHWQQQSYLDSGIHSGATTTAPSLSGKGNPEEEDVDTTQVLYEWEQGFSQSFTQEQVADIDGQYAMTRAQRVRAAMFPETLDEGMQIPSTQFDAAHPTNVQRLAEPSQMLKHAVVNLINYQDDAELATRAIPELTKLLNDEDQVVVNKAAVMVHQLSKKEASRHAIMRSPQMVSAIVRTMQNTNDVETARCTAGTLHNLSHHREGLLAIFKSGGIPALVKMLGSPVDSVLFYAITTLHNLLLHQEGAKMAVRLAGGLQKMVALLNKTNVKFLAITTDCLQILAYGNQESKLIILASGGPQALVNIMRTYTYEKLLWTTSRVLKVLSVCSSNKPAIVEAGGMQALGLHLTDPSQRLVQNCLWTLRNLSDAATKQEGMEGLLGTLVQLLGSDDINVVTCAAGILSNLTCNNYKNKMMVCQVGGIEALVRTVLRAGDREDITEPAICALRHLTSRHQEAEMAQNAVRLHYGLPVVVKLLHPPSHWPLIKATVGLIRNLALCPANHAPLREQGAIPRLVQLLVRAHQDTQRRTSMGGTQQQFVEGVRMEEIVEGCTGALHILARDVHNRIVIRGLNTIPLFVQLLYSPIENIQRVAAGVLCELAQDKEAAEAIEAEGATAPLTELLHSRNEGVATYAAAVLFRMSEDKPQDYKKRLSVELTSSLFRTEPMAWNETADLGLDIGAQGEPLGYRPDAVSSE